From the Lolium rigidum isolate FL_2022 chromosome 2, APGP_CSIRO_Lrig_0.1, whole genome shotgun sequence genome, one window contains:
- the LOC124688113 gene encoding polyamine transporter PUT1, protein MGAEEGTEHQGLPDSSGDAPSLRKLSMVPLIFIIFYEVSGGPFGIEDTVGAAGPLLAIVGFLALPVIWSIPEALITAELGTMFPENSGFVVWVASALGPYWGFQQGWMKWLSGVIDNALYPVLFLDYLKSAVPALGGGAPRAVSVVGLTALLTLLNYRGLTVLGWAAICIGAFSLTPFLVMGIISIPKLRPARWLAVDLHDVDWNLYLNTLFWNLNYWDSVSTISGEVKNPGKTLPKALFYAVIFVVVGYLYPLLAGTGAVPLDRGQWTDGYFADIAKLLGGAWLMWWVQAAAAVSNMGLFVAEMSSDSYQLLGMAERGMLPAFFAWRSRYGTPLIGILFSASGVLLLSTMSFQEIVAAENFLYCFGMMMEFISFVLLRVRMPDAPRPYRVPLGTAGCVAMLVPATALIVAVLALSTLKVALVSLVAVAVGLVLQPALKFVEKKRWLRFSVNPDLPGIDVTHQPVAPDDPLVV, encoded by the coding sequence ATGGGCGCGGAGGAGGGCACGGAGCATCAGGGCCTCCCTGACAGCTCCGGAGACGCGCCATCGCTCCGCAAACTGTCGATGGTCCCgctcatcttcatcatcttctacgAGGTCTCCGGCGGGCCGTTCGGGATCGAGGACACCGTGGGCGCTGCAGGGCCGCTCCTCGCCATCGTCGGGTTCCTGGCCCTCCCCGTCATCTGGAGCATACCGGAGGCGCTGATCACGGCGGAGCTGGGCACCATGTTCCCGGAGAACAGCGGGTTCGTCGTGTGGGTGGCCTCGGCGCTCGGCCCCTACTGGGGGTTCCAGCAGGGCTGGATGAAGTGGCTCAGTGGCGTCATCGACAACGCCCTGTACCCTGTCCTATTCCTGGACTATCTCAAGTCCGCCGTCCCCGCGCTGGGCGGAGGCGCGCCGAGGGCGGTTTCCGTCGTCGGCCTAACGGCGCTGCTGACGCTGCTGAACTACCGGGGGCTCACCGTCTTGGGGTGGGCGGCCATCTGCATCGGGGCCTTCTCCCTCACGCCTTTCCTCGTCATGGGGATCATCTCCATCCCCAAGCTCCGGCCGGCGCGGTGGCTCGCGGTGGACCTCCACGACGTCGACTGGAACCTGTACCTGAACACTCTGTTCTGGAACCTCAACTATTGGGACTCGGTCAGCACGATATCCGGAGAGGTGAAGAACCCCGGCAAGACGCTGCCCAAGGCGCTGTTCTACGCGGTCATCTTCGTGGTGGTCGGCTACCTGTACCCTCTCCTCGCGGGGACCGGCGCGGTGCCGCTGGACAGGGGGCAGTGGACGGACGGCTACTTCGCCGACATCGCGAAGCTGCTGGGCGGCGCGTGGCTCATGTGGTGggtgcaggcggcggcggcggtgtcgaaCATGGGGCTGTTCGTGGCGGAGATGAGCAGCGACTCGTACCAGCTCCTGGGCATGGCGGAGCGGGGCATGCTGCCGGCCTTCTTCGCGTGGCGGTCCAGGTACGGGACACCGCTGATCGGCATCCTCTTCTCGGCCTCGGGCGTGCTGCTGCTGTCGACCATGAGCTTCCAGGAGATCGTGGCGGCCGAGAACTTCCTCTACTGCTTCGGCATGATGATGGAGTTCATCTCGTTCGTCCTGCTGCGGGTGAGGATGCCCGACGCCCCGCGGCCGTACAGGGTGCCGCTGGGCACGGCCGGGTGCGTGGCCATGCTGGTGCCCGCGACGGCGCTGATCGTGGCGGTGCTGGCGCTGTCGACGCTGAAGGTGGCGCTGGTCAGCCTGGTTGCGGTGGCCGTCGGGCTCGTGCTGCAGCCTGCGCTGAAGTTCGTGGAGAAGAAGCGGTGGCTCAGGTTCTCCGTCAACCCCGACCTCCCGGGGATTGACGTGACCCACCAGCCCGTCGCGCCGGACGACCCGTTGGTCGTGTAG